Part of the Sulfuricella denitrificans skB26 genome is shown below.
TGGACGCGCCCGCCGCAGCCGCAATGGTGTTTGGCGGCGACATCAGCTTGGCCCCGGCGCCACAACCGCTGGCGGACGACCTGATCCTGTCTCTGGCCGCCCCGAATGCGCTCAACTCCGCCTGGATCAGCGAACCGGGACGGCGATTCGGCGGGGTGTCGGGAGATGCGACCGGTCAGGGTCCGTTCAAGGTTTGGTGCGGCGGTAGGACGGCCGAAAACGGCCGCTGCGAAACCCGGATCGCCAGTGCAAGCGGTGTCATCGGCGTTTCCCAGGGCATCCGCGCCCTGAGCGAACCACTAGAAATTACCCAGGCCAGCGGCTACGATGTAATCTCGCTCGGGCAGCAACCTGCCATGAACGTGCTGACGCGCGAACTGCCTCTCGACCTCCGCAGCGAAAACGGACTTCCCCTGCACCTGCTGATGGCCGGGATCATCCACGGCGATCCGGCGACGGCTATCGCCGATGGCCGCTTCCGCCTCGCACCGATCATTTCCGCCAATGCTGAGGATCGCTCGGTTACCCTGTCCGCGCGGCTTGCGCCCGGCGAGCAGATGTTCTGGGCGGTGCGCCAGCCGCTAGCCGCCGAGCGTGACATGCGCCTGACGATAGACCGCTTGCAGCAGGAACTCGATGCCCCGCCCGATTTCGGCCTGCTGTTCCCCTGCATGGGACGCGGCCCCTATTTCTACGGCGGGGTGGACCGTGACCTCGACCTGGTCAAGCAGCGCTTCCCGGGCATGCCGCTGATCGGCTTCTATGGCAATGGCGAAATCGGGCCGCTGGATGGCGCCAACCAGTTGCTGCAGTACGCTGCCGTTCTCGGTCTGTTCGCTCGGATGAGCGCTCATGTTTAGCCCCAGTCGCGACCAGGCACGCCGTTTCTTCTTCGAGTCCTGGCAAAAATTCCACGCCAGGCAGCCGCTATCCGGCCTCGAAACTATCGCCCTGGAACTGATGCAGCAACACCCGGAATACCACGCCATCTTCGACAACCCGGAACGCTACGTCGAGCGCGATTATTTGCCTGAGTCGGGAGAAACCAACCCCTTCCTTCACTTGGGCCTGCATCTGGCAATCCGCGAGCAAGTGCCGATCGACCAGCCTCGCGGCATCGCCGCCCACTACCGGCGCCTTCTGGAAAAGATGGGTAGCACGCACGACGCCGAGCATTTGATCATGGACTGCCTGGCAGAAATGATCTGGCAGGCGCAACGAAACCACACGGCGCCGGACGCCGAAATTTATCTTGCCTGCCTGTCCAGATGTTAAAATCCATTTCATGCTTGATTGACAAAAATCGTAGCGCTTCAAAACATTTCCAATTACCCTCTCCTTTTTTTAACTTCTACGAGACCAAGGATCAACCGATGAAAAAACAATTGCTTGCCTCAGCCACCCTGCTGCTCGCCACAACCACCTTCCAGGCCGTAGCCGACGACATGGCCCAGTATCAGGAAGAAAGCCGCAAGATCGTCAAGGAATTCGCCTCGCAACTGGGCGGCGAAATGCAAAAAGAAATGAAGGCCAACGGGCCGGTCGGCGCCATCAAGGTGTGCCGCGACGTAGCGCCCACCATCGCCTCCGAAGTTTCGCGCAAGAACGGCTGGAACGTTAGTCGTAAGTCCCTGAAGGTGCGAAATGCTGCGCTGGGCATGCCGGATGCCTGGGAACAAAAAGTGTTGTCCGACTTTGAAAAACGCATGGAAAAAGAAAACCCGGCCAACATGGAATTCGCCGAGGTCGTCACCGAACCACAGGGCAAATTCTACCGCTACATGAAAGCCATCCCGGTGCAGGATGTCTGCCTGAAATGTCATGGTGGAGATGACACCGTCGCCCCCAACGTGAAGGAAGCACTGAAGGCCGAATACCCCCACGACAAGGCCACCGGCTACACCCTGGGCCAGATCCGCGGCGGCTTCAGCATCAAGCGCCCCCTGTAACTTTCGCTCACCGAACGCCCCGCCCAAAGCGGGGCGTTTTCATTTCACCCGACCACCCGGCAGGACTCGCACATGCACACAGAAAGCTTTATCGCAGGCAAGGATGCCTCGCTGGAATCGTCGATCGGCACCATGCAATCCAGACTGGACAATCTGGGTTTCCATATTGAAGAGCGCTCCTGGCTGAACCCGATAGACGGTGTCTGGTCGGTGCATATCCGCGATCGCGACTGCCCTATGCTATTCACCAACGGCAAGGGCGCATCCAAACCGGCGGCGCTAGCGAGCGCACTGGGCGAGTTTTTCGAGCGCCTTTCCTGCAACTATTTCTGGTCGCATTATTATCTGGGCGAAACGATTGCCAATCGCTCATTCACCCATTATCCGCAAGAACAATGGTTCAAGCCGGGAGACGATGGCGACTGGCCAGAAGAGCTGCTCACACCGGAACTGCGCGCGTTTTACAACCCGGAAGGCAGCATCGATGCCGACACCCTGGTCGATCACAATTCCGGCAATATCGAGCGCGGCATCTGCGCCCTGCCTTACATCCGCAGCCGCGACGGCATCCGCGTCTGGTTCCCGGTCAACATCATCGGCAACTTGTACGTCAGCAATGGCATGTCGGCCGGCAACACCCCCGCCGAGGCACGCACCCAGGCGCTGTCGGAAATTTTCGAACGCCACGTCAAATTCCGCATTATCAGCGAAGGGCTGTGCCTGCCGGAAGTGCCGGACGAGGTGATCGCCCGCTTTCCCGCCATAGAGGCAGGCATCCGCGCACTGCGCGCGGCGGGCTTCGGCATCCTGGTCAAGGACGCCTCGCTGGGCGGGCAATACCCGGTCATGAACGTGACCCTGCTCAACCCGCACGACCAGGGCTGCTTCTCCAGTTTCGGCGCCCATCCGCGCTTCGAAATCGCTTTGGAGCGCTCCCTCACCGAACTGCTGCAAGGCCGTGCGCTGGATGCGTTGGGTGGCTTCCCCGAGCCGGGCTTCGACCTGGACGAAATCGCCAGCTCGCCGAATATCGAAATCCATTTCGTCGATTCCAGCGGCATCATCAGCTGGAACTTCCTCGGCGACTCGCCTGATTTCGAATTCAGTGACTGGAATTTCAGCACCACCACCGAAGAAGACTATGCCTGGCTGACCGAGCGCATCCACGCCGAAGGCCGCGATATCTATATCGCCGACTTCGCCCATCTGGGCGTCTACGCCTGCCGCATCATAGTGCCAGGCATGTCGGAGATTTACCCGATCGACGATCTGGAATGGGAAAACAACAGCGTCGGCAACGCCATCCGCCCCGCCATCCTGCGCCTGACGGAGTTGAGCGACGACGAATGCGCCGATCTGCTCAACACGCTGAACGAACTCGGCCTGGACGACCAGCGACCGGTTGCGGCACTGATCGGCCTGGCCGCCGATGCCGGCTCATTCTGGAAAGACTTGCGCGTAGGCGAGCTAAAAACCCTGCTGGCGCTGGCGATCGGGGATGAAGAAGCGATCCGTGAAGGCTGCGATTGGGTACGCCATTTCGAGCAACTGAACGAACAGCGCCGCAAGGTTTACCGCTGTATCGAAAGCCTGCTCAACCTGGACGATGCCGCTCCGTACAGCGACTCCCTGAAGCACCTTTACGGCGCAGATACGCTGCAACAGGCGCAAGCCCTGCTCAGCGGGGAGCAGCGCTTTTTCGGCCTGCACTCACCGGGGATGGCGCTGGAAGGGTGTGATATGCACCAACGCTTGCTTGCCGCTTATGGAAAACTGCACGTAATATAGGCGGTTACCACTGCCTATTATTCCGTATAAAACATAGCCCGAGCAGGGGGCTCTGCGCGGGCTGTCTCAACCGATTACTGCTGCAGCGTCGCCTCTTCGATGAGCACTTTATACGCATAGCCTGCACCGAAATCCTTGTCAGTACGAACGACGCCCTTCACCGTCACGACATCCCCGACCTTCGCCTGGCTCATGGTTGTCACGAGTACGTCGTTCGAACCGGTCACAGCAGAACCCGAACCATCGCGCAGATGAATCCAGTTTTTCCCCATGATCTGCGAGTTGTACTTCACGACCTTGCCGCGAACCAGAACAGGCTTGTCCTTCAGTTCGGCGCCTTTGGTCATGATTTCCGCAACGGTCCGAGCGTTCGCGCCGCTGGCCCTGGGGACATGGACATCACCGACATCCACCGTCTTGGCGACGCCGGAGTGAGCCGTAGCCATATCATGGCCCGCAGCCTGCACGACCCCTCCCGCACCACTCAAGGTGCCGAAAACTATCGTCGGAAAAGTCTTCTTCAGCGACTTGCTCTCGAAGTTCTTCATGACCATCACGTTTTCGATCGTGACTTCGGTGCCTTTCTTAACTGGCGACTTGTTGACCGCAGCCCAGGTCTCGCCGTCCCTAGTCTTGAGGCGGAGGTAAGTATAGCTCTCGACATCCTTGACATCGAGAACCTCGCCCTTGACGACAGTGGGCACAGGTGGGATGGCGTCAGGATTTTCACCTGCCAAAACGAATGGGGCAGCAACAATCATGCAGAACGCCAACAGGGCTTTCATGGTCTGGAATACTCCTTCGAAACAGGGCCTGTGAGTATAGCAGAAGGCCAGTCAGCGGCGCCGACTCAGGCTCTTCATCGCACCCTGTGGACGGTCTGCCCGAGCATTTCCGGCGTGATCAGCGTGATGCCGCGCTCGGTGACGTGGAAACACTGTTTGTCACGCTCCGGGACGATACCGGCCGAGAAACCGTCGGGAATCTTGCAGTGCTTGTCCACTACCACGCGCTTCAGTGTCACATGGCGACCGATCTCGACGTTGGGCAGGATGACCGAGTCCTGTATCAGGCTGTAGTCGCCCACGTACACTTTCAGGAACAACAGGGAGCGTTCGATGGTCGCGCCGCTGATGATGCAACCGCTGGAGATCAGCGAATCCATCGCATGGCCGCGCCTGCGGTCATTGTTGAAAATAAACTTCGCCGGCGGCAACTGCTTCTGATGGGTCCAGATCGGCCAGGCATCATCGTACAGATTAAGCTCGGGTGTCACCTGCACCAGATCCATGTTGGCTTCCCAGTAGGCGTCCACCGTACCGACATCGCGCCAGTACGGCACATCGCCCACCATGTTGACGCAGCTGTCCGCGAAGCGATGGGCAATAACACGGTTGCGCGTCACGAGGTAGGGAATGAGGTCCTTGCCGAAATCGTGGCCTGACTCCGGGTCGTCGTGATCGCGGATGAGTTGCTCGTAGAGGAAGCGCGCGCCGAATACGTAAATACCCATGCTCGCCAGTGCGCTATCCGGTCTGCCGGGCATCGCTGCCGGGTGTTCCGGCTTTTCGTGGAAGTAGGTTACCCGCCCTTCCTCGTCCACGCCTATGATACCGAACTCCCGCCCCTCAGCGCGCGGCACCTCGATGCAGGCGACGGTAACATCCGCCGCTTTCGCGACATGATCGGCAAGTATGCGACTGTAATCCATCTTGTAGACATGGTCGCCGCAGAGGATCAGCACATATTCCGGCGCGCAACTGCGCAAAATGTCCAGATTCTGAAAGACGGCGTTTGCCGTGCCCTCATACCACCCCTCCTTGACGCGTTGCTGGGCCGGCAAAACATCGATGAACTCGTTGAACTGGTCATCGAGAAAGCTCCAGCCCCGCTGGATGTGGTGAATCAGGCTGTGCGCCATGTACTGGGTCGCCACCCCGATGCGCCGAATGCCGGAATTGATGCAGTTGCTGAGCGGAAAATCGATGATGCGCAGCTTGCCGCCGAATGGAACGGCCGGCTTGGCGCGCCAGTCGGTCATCTGCTGCAGCCGGCTGCCGCGTCCGCCGGCAAGCACCATGGCGTAAGTCTTCTTCGTCAGGGCGCCGATGAAGCGTGGCGCCAGCTCCGCCCTGTACGGACAGTAACTAGTATGAGCACAGGTTTCGTCGTCATGTTCTTTCATCAGGCCGCACCTCCAATTCTCCACGTGCCTCGGGATTTCGCCGTCATTTCACCAACGTCACGGAAATCTTTGCCAAATGGATAATTTTGGTCGCCCCCTGGCCGAGCACCAGGTTCGCAACCATTCACATCCCACGCGTGCCCATGATGATCATGTCGCACTTTTCCCGCTCGGCGGATTGAACCAGGGTTTCCGCTACTTCTCCCTTCAACTTATTTTAAGCAAAACACGGGCTGCCTTGACCTCCTGCGTTACTGGCGTCCTCTCAATGCTTGCTCCGGCTATTTTTACAGACTGACCACCAGCACGTCGCAGCCGGCTTCGCTCAGCACATGCTTGGTGACGCTGCCAAACAGCATGTCTTCCCATTCCGACTGGCCATGCTTGCCCATGACGATCAGGTCGGGGGCGATGGTTTCCGCCTTTTCCCTGATCACGCCAGGTGCATTGCCGAACTCTACCGTGTGTGAGACCCGGTCATCATCAGATTCCAGTTCAAAAACAAATTGCCGCATGGCACTGTTCGCCTGTTCGCGTGCCAGGATACGGTAGGACCGGATGTTTTCGTCGCTCACGCCGGCAAAATGCAGATTGCCCTCGAACGGCACTTCGAACACATGCAGCAGGGTGATATCGGCTTGGGGGGCGATGCGCAAGGCCATCTGTACAGCGCGTCGGGAAGGTTCGGAAAAATCCACCGGCACCAGTACGTTACGGTACGGGCCGCGCGGCTCGCGCCTGACGATCAGCACCGGGCAGGACAGCTTGCGTAGCGATCTCTCGGCGGTGGAGCCGAGAAACAGCTTGCGCACGAAGCTGCCGCCGTGAGCGCCCAGCACTACCAGGCCGGCGCCTATGGCTTCGGCGTGGCGCACGATCTCTTCATGGGCGTGGCCGATTTCGATGACAGGCATGACTGGAATATGATGCTTATCAGCAAGCTCGCAAGTCAGTTTTGTAAGTTGTTCCCTGGCTGTATCAATCAGCCGCCGCTCGGTTTGCTCGGGGGACTGGGTGAGCAGATGGCGCAGCGATTCCAGCGCCAGGCTGCCGATGACATGCACCAGGTCCAACTCCGCGCCGCCCATCTCGCGCGCCAGCATCGCCGCACGGACTTCGGCACGGCCAGCGTACCAGGACAGGTCGGTGCCCGCTGCGATCCGCTTTATTGTGGTCATGATTCAGTTTCCTTTTTCAGGTTTTCCTTTTCAATGCTGCCAGCCGCAAAGTCCACCGCGTCATCGAACTGAAACCGCGCCGGCGTGGGCCAGACGACTGCCGTCACGCCCACAAACTCAGGGGCGGGTCGGCAATGACCGCGCGCAGGATATCGCCGCGCGAGAGGAAGCCCACCATCTCTCCCGCCTCGTTCACTACCGGCACGCCGGTAAAGCCGGTATCCAGCAGCACGCGTGCCACGCGGCGGATATCGGCGATCGGGTCGGTACTCACCACGGGGCTGACCATCACTTCGGCCACGGTGCGGGCCAGAACATCGCGCACCGCGCCGTCTTCCACGTTGAGCACGGTGAGCAGGTCGCGCTCGGAGACGATGCCCACCAGGCGATACGCACTATCCAGCACCGGGGCCTGGCGAATTCGCCCTGTCACAAGGGTGCGCCAGGCGTTCTCGATCCGCGACTCCGCCTGCACCGCCGTCACTTCCCGGCTCATGATCTGGTAGGCGTGATAAAGTGGCCCGCGTTCAGTCTCTTGATAGCTCATCCCCTGATAAGCACGGGCGGCAGATTCAAAATTTGCGCCGTTTTGATCCGAGTCCAGGCCGACCACCGGCATCTCCGCACCCAGTCTCTCATCCTCGCGATCAAGGCCGCGAGCATGCCGGGCGCGCATCACCCCCGGTACCTGAATCAACTGCTCCAGTGGTCCGTGGAAAATTGGGCCGGTGACACCATAGATAGAGAACAATTATCGCGACCTTTCATTTACATCCCGGCTAGGACATCAATTTTATTGGATGCTGTTCTCCAGGAAGGATGGCGCTGACGAACTACCCGATGAGCGCGGTTGTCTGGAGAAACAACAATAACCGGCGGTAATCCAGTTGCCACCGGCATTTTTTAAAAACCCCTGGCTTTGGGACTTACTTATTGATGCCCAGCGCCTTGGCTACGCCAGCACCGTAAGCGGAGTTGGCCTTGGTGCAGTTTTCGATATGACGGGTTGTATTGGGTGATGTCGTGCGTCACCGTGAAACTGCCATAGGCAGCCGAGCCCTTGGCATGCATGCGTCGCTCGGAGATCACCTCGCGATCGAAGTGGCCCGCTTCTCCAAAAACCAGACATCCTGAAGCAGCATGGGCTCACGCGGGCCGGCAGTCATCACATTCTGGTTGTCGGGTACCGGCGCGCCGCCGGTGGTGGTGAGTTTTTTCTTGCTCATGGAGATCTCCTTGGGCTATTGAACAATTCATGACTTTCATTATAGAGAGCGTGTAGTCAATACCACCAATTGATTAAACCAATCCCTTTGATTGCCAAAGATTATCAATAAATGGCGAAAGCATGTTCAGTCACCCATTCCGGATTCCAGATACCCGCAAAAAAGTTGATTAAATTCCCTACCATAGCGCTTTTCAGTTTCGGATGACCGGGTTGTTATCGCTCATCCAGCGGTTGATGCCGTTACGCACGTTGTAAACCTGCGTATAGCCCATCTTCGCCAGTTCACGCGCCGCGGCGTCGGTGCGGTTGCCGCTGCGGCAGATCAGGACGACCGGCGCATTCTTGTCCACCTCGGCGCTGAAGCGCGGCAAAAATTCCGGGTTCGTCCGTCCGGCTGCGTCAAAGAAGGTCAGTTTGCGGCTGCCTTCCACCACGCCGGTCTGGCGCCATTCCTCCGGCAGGCGGATGTCGTACAGAGGCACGCCCTGCGCCAGCAGCTCTTTCAACTTGGCGTTATCGACGTTGGTGTAGGGCGGCTCTGCGCAAGCGCCGAGACTGAGTGCAAAAAGAACGACAGCGAAGAGGCGAGCGATCATGGGATCATTCCTTTCATAAAGGGATTCAATGGGAGGGCTTGTTGCGCGTGGCAATCAAGCTGGCGACGACGCTCGCCCCGATCAGGACGGCGACGATGGCCAGCGAGGCTGCCACCGGCACGTGATACCAGGGTGCGATCAACATCTTGGCACCGATGAAGGTGAGCACCATGGCCAGGCCGTATTTCAGCAGATGGAAGCGGTCCGCCACGTCGGCGAGCAGGAAATACAGCGCCCGCAAGCCCATGATGGCGAAGATGTTGGAGGTAAAGACGATGAAGGGGTCAGTGGTGATGGCGAAGATGGCCGGGATGGAGTCCACTGCGAACACCACGTCGGAAGTCTCGATCAGGATCAACACCAGAAACAGCGGCGTGAAATAGCGCACGCCGTCCTTCATCACGGTGAATTCCTCGCCGTGATGGCTCTCGGAGATGCGCAGATGCCGGCGCGCGAATTTCAGCACCGGGTTCTTGTTCAGGTCAGGTTCCTTCTCCGCCATGACCAGCATGCGCATACCGGTCACCACCAGAAAGAAACCGAAGATATACAGCACCCAACTGAACTCCTGCACCAGCCAGGCCCCGGCCAGAATCATGACGGCGCGCAGGACGATCGCACCCAGCACGCCGTAGATAAGCACCCGACGCTGAAATTCAGCGGAGACGTGGAAGGACGAGAAAATCAGCAGGAAGATAAACACGTTGTCCACCGACAGCGACTTCTCGATCAGATAGCCGGTGAGGAATTCCAGCGCCTTGCGGTCGGCGATCTCCTGCCCGGCCGTGCCGTTCAGATACCACCACAGGCCGGCGTTGAATAACAGCGCGAGGCTGACCCAGACCAGCGACCAGGCGGTCGCCTCCCGGCCGCTGACCTTGTGCGCCTTCCTGCCGCCGAAGACGAACAGGTCCAGCGCCAGCATGACCAGCACGAAAGCGATGAAGGCAGCCCACATCCAGGGTTCGCCAATGGAGACTGCGCTATTCGTATTCATATATACAGGAGAGTGGAATTAGACAGCGTCATGATACCGACCCTGTTTCATCAAGAAAATTCGTATATTATTTACGAAGTGTTCGTTATTTACGAAGGAGTTATTGAGGCGCTCCCTGCACTGATGCCGACTTTTTCCACCGGATACGCCCCCCATGACCCACTCCGCTTCGCTACGCCGTGATGACGGCTGATTCCCGCCGGATACGCCTGCTGCTGCTTGTCCTGCTCACCGGAGTGGTCGCGGCGATTATTGCGGCTCTCCCGTCTTTTCCGCAGCCAGCGGCCTATCACGACTTCGCTGACCAGCGCGCCTTCCTGGGCCTGCCCAACTTCCTTAATGTGGCTTCCAACGGCCTGTTCGTGCTGGTGAGTGCGGCCGGCCTACGCTGGCTTACCGCAGCGGGAGGCGATACGGCCTTCCGGGATCGCCGCGAACGCTGGATTTATCTGATATTTTTTCTCGGCTTGGCGCTGACCGGCATCGCTTCGGCCTGGTACCATCTGAACCCGGACAATGGGCGACTGCTGTGGGATCGACTGGCGATGACCGTTGCCCTGATGTCCTGGCTGGCGGCAATTATCGCCGAGCGCATCAGCGTCGCAGCGGGGCTGGCGCTGTTACCGGTGCTGCTGGCCGCGGGCGCGGCCTCCGTGCTCTACTGGGGCGCCACCGAGGCATTGGGGGCAGGAGATCTACGTCCTTATGGCATGGTGCATTTCTATCCGGCGCTGCTGATTCCGCTGCTTATCCTGCTGTTTCCGCCCCGCTACACTCGCGGCGGCGATGTGCTGATAGTGCTCGGGTGGTATGCCGCGGCGCTCGGCGCCGAACTCCTCGACCGGCAGATTTTCGCCCTCGGCGGAATCGTCGGCGGCCATACCGTCAAGCACGTCTTTGCTGCCCTGGCCGCCTGCTGGGTGCTGCGCATGCTCAGGCTGCGGCGGCCCTGTGGGCCAAACCCGACAAGCCCTTAGACCTGGATTATCTGGTTCCAAATCCTGTTTTTGCCTTTCTGCTTCGATGTTACCATAGCCATCACACACCCGTTTTCCACGTCCCCCCATGTCCGGAACTTCATTGCTGCCTCTGATCGTCGCAACCGCCTTCATCGGCTGTCTCCTTCCCGCACTGCTGGCCCGCTTCGGCAGGAGAGTGGCCGCCCTGGGCGCGGCCGGGGTCATGGCGGGCTGCCTGGCATTGCTCGCCCCCCTGGTGCCGACCGTGCTGGCGGGGGAAACGCTGGTAACGGCCTACCCCTGGCTGCCCGCCTACGGCCTCGACCTTTCCTTCCGGCTCGACGGGCTGGGGCTGCTTTTCAACTTGCTGATACTCGGCATCGGCCTGCTGGTGGTGCTCTACGCCTACTACTATCTGCCGGAAAGCGATCACCTGGGGCGTTTCTATTCCTACCTGCTGCTGTTCATGGCGGCCATGCTCGGCGTCGTACTGTCCGAGAACCTGTTGTTGCTGGTCGTGTTCTGGGAGATCACCAGCATTTCGTCCTTCCTGCTCATCGCCTACAAGCGCGAGCATCGCGACTCGCGCATCGCCGCCCGCATGGCGCTAGCCGTCACTGGCGGCGGCGGGTTGGCGCTGCTCGCCGGGGTACTGCTGCTCGGCTACATCGCCGGCAGTTTCGAGTTTTCGACCGTGCTGGCCGAAGGAGAGCGTATTCGCGGCCACAGCCTGTATGCGCCGATGCTGATCCTGGTCCTGCTCGGCGCTTTCACCAAATCGGCCCAGTTCCCGTTCCATTTCTGGCTGCCCAACGCCATGGCGGCGCCAACGCCGGTGTCGGCCTACCTGCATTCGGCAACCATGGTGAAAGCCGGCGTTTTTCTGCTGGCGCGGCTGCATCCGGCGCTGGCCGGCAGCGAGCTGTGGTTCTGGCTGGTCAGCGGAGTCGGTGCAACCACGCTGGTGTATGCGGCTTACATGGCCTTTCACCGCTACGACTTCAAGGGGCTGCTGGCCTATTCCACCATCAGCCACCTCGGCCTGATCACGCTGCTGTTCGGACTCGACACGCCGCTATCGGTGGTGGCCGGCGTGTTTCACATCATCAACCATGCCATTTTCAAGGCCTCCCTGTTCATGGCCGCCGGCATCGTCGATCATGAATGCGGCACGCGCGACATGCGGCGGGTGAACGGGCTGTTCAAGTTCATGCCGATCACCGCCACGCTGGCCATCGTCGCCGCCGGTTCCATGGCTGGCGTGCCGTTGCTGAACGGTTTTCTCAGCAAGGAGATGTTCTTTACCGAGACGGTCGGCCATCCGGTGTTCGAGGAGATACGCTGGCTGCTGCCATTATTCGCCACGGTGGCAGGCATTCTCGCTGTGGCCTATTCGTCGCGCTTCATCCACGACGTATTCTTCAACGGCGACCCCATTGACCTGCCGCGCCAGCCCCACGAGCCGCCGCGCTGGATGCGTGCGCCGGTGGAGGTGCTGGTAGTGCTGTGCCTGCTGGTCGGCATCTTCCCGCAATGGAGCGTCGCCCCTCTGCTCGCAGCTGCGGCTGGCGCAACGCTGCTAGCGCCTCTGCCTGCCTTCGAGCTGGCGGTGTGGCACGGCTTCAACCTGCCATTTATCATGAGTCTGGTGGCGCTGGCGGGCGGCGTCACCGTCTACGCCCTGCGCAAGCCGCTTTTCGCCCTCCACGATCGACTACCGTCGATCCATGCCCACATCGCCTTCGAGCGCCTTTATGAAAGCCTGAAGGCCCTCGCGTGCAGCATCGTGAGCTGGCTGGACAATAGATCGCTGCAACGTTACCTGGCGCTCTTCATCGCCTTCGTGCTCAGCCTTGGCGGCTGGGCCTGGTTCTCGGGGCCACCGACGCTTGCCGCCGCGGCATACCAGCCGGCCGATAGCGCTGCTTTCGCGGCCCTGGCTACCCTGATCGTGGGCGCACTGGGTGCAACCCTGCTGCACCGGCACCGCCTCACCGCCATCGTGTTCACCAGCGTCGTTGGTCTGGTCGTGGCGCTCACCTTCGTGCGCTTCTCGGCACCGGATCTGGCACTGACCCAGCTGGCGGTGGAAGTGGTCACCATCGTGCTCCTGTTGCTGGTTCTCCATTACCTTCCCCAAGCCTCCCCCGCCGAGGATTCCGGCCTGCGACTGACGCGCGATGCCGCGCTGGCCGTTGGCGCCGGCGCGGGTCTGGGGGCGGCAGCCTTCGCCATGATGACCTCGCCATTCGAGACGATTTCCGGCTTCTACCTCGACCAGTCGGTGACGGGGGGTGGCGGGGCCAACGTGGTCAACGTGATCCTGGTGGATTTCCGCGGCTTCGACACCCTGGGTGAAATCACCGTACTGGCCATGGTGGGCCTGGCTGCCCATGCCATGCTGAATCGGCTGGTGCTCACCGTGCCCGAGCGCGATATCGACGGCCGGCCTTGGGCAACGGAACGTCACCCGCTGTTCCTGTCCATGCTGATGCGCCCGCTGCTGCCCCTGGCACTGGCGGTATCGATCTTCATTCTGCTGCGCGGCCACAACCTGCCGGGGGGTGGTTTCGTCGCCGGCCTGGTCACCGGCGTGGCCCTGGTCCTGCAATAT
Proteins encoded:
- a CDS encoding TerC family protein, with amino-acid sequence MNTNSAVSIGEPWMWAAFIAFVLVMLALDLFVFGGRKAHKVSGREATAWSLVWVSLALLFNAGLWWYLNGTAGQEIADRKALEFLTGYLIEKSLSVDNVFIFLLIFSSFHVSAEFQRRVLIYGVLGAIVLRAVMILAGAWLVQEFSWVLYIFGFFLVVTGMRMLVMAEKEPDLNKNPVLKFARRHLRISESHHGEEFTVMKDGVRYFTPLFLVLILIETSDVVFAVDSIPAIFAITTDPFIVFTSNIFAIMGLRALYFLLADVADRFHLLKYGLAMVLTFIGAKMLIAPWYHVPVAASLAIVAVLIGASVVASLIATRNKPSH
- a CDS encoding universal stress protein; protein product: MTTIKRIAAGTDLSWYAGRAEVRAAMLAREMGGAELDLVHVIGSLALESLRHLLTQSPEQTERRLIDTAREQLTKLTCELADKHHIPVMPVIEIGHAHEEIVRHAEAIGAGLVVLGAHGGSFVRKLFLGSTAERSLRKLSCPVLIVRREPRGPYRNVLVPVDFSEPSRRAVQMALRIAPQADITLLHVFEVPFEGNLHFAGVSDENIRSYRILAREQANSAMRQFVFELESDDDRVSHTVEFGNAPGVIREKAETIAPDLIVMGKHGQSEWEDMLFGSVTKHVLSEAGCDVLVVSL
- a CDS encoding monovalent cation/H+ antiporter subunit A is translated as MSGTSLLPLIVATAFIGCLLPALLARFGRRVAALGAAGVMAGCLALLAPLVPTVLAGETLVTAYPWLPAYGLDLSFRLDGLGLLFNLLILGIGLLVVLYAYYYLPESDHLGRFYSYLLLFMAAMLGVVLSENLLLLVVFWEITSISSFLLIAYKREHRDSRIAARMALAVTGGGGLALLAGVLLLGYIAGSFEFSTVLAEGERIRGHSLYAPMLILVLLGAFTKSAQFPFHFWLPNAMAAPTPVSAYLHSATMVKAGVFLLARLHPALAGSELWFWLVSGVGATTLVYAAYMAFHRYDFKGLLAYSTISHLGLITLLFGLDTPLSVVAGVFHIINHAIFKASLFMAAGIVDHECGTRDMRRVNGLFKFMPITATLAIVAAGSMAGVPLLNGFLSKEMFFTETVGHPVFEEIRWLLPLFATVAGILAVAYSSRFIHDVFFNGDPIDLPRQPHEPPRWMRAPVEVLVVLCLLVGIFPQWSVAPLLAAAAGATLLAPLPAFELAVWHGFNLPFIMSLVALAGGVTVYALRKPLFALHDRLPSIHAHIAFERLYESLKALACSIVSWLDNRSLQRYLALFIAFVLSLGGWAWFSGPPTLAAAAYQPADSAAFAALATLIVGALGATLLHRHRLTAIVFTSVVGLVVALTFVRFSAPDLALTQLAVEVVTIVLLLLVLHYLPQASPAEDSGLRLTRDAALAVGAGAGLGAAAFAMMTSPFETISGFYLDQSVTGGGGANVVNVILVDFRGFDTLGEITVLAMVGLAAHAMLNRLVLTVPERDIDGRPWATERHPLFLSMLMRPLLPLALAVSIFILLRGHNLPGGGFVAGLVTGVALVLQYLASGIDFAQPRLPRHKTRLLALGLLLAGGTGAASWLFGRPFLTSAHGHFTLPLIGEIELASAMVFDLGVYIVVVTVVLMVLAQLGRLSRHGCPENFGEAA
- a CDS encoding CBS domain-containing protein — encoded protein: MFSIYGVTGPIFHGPLEQLIQVPGVMRARHARGLDREDERLGAEMPVVGLDSDQNGANFESAARAYQGMSYQETERGPLYHAYQIMSREVTAVQAESRIENAWRTLVTGRIRQAPVLDSAYRLVGIVSERDLLTVLNVEDGAVRDVLARTVAEVMVSPVVSTDPIADIRRVARVLLDTGFTGVPVVNEAGEMVGFLSRGDILRAVIADPPLSLWA
- a CDS encoding rhodanese-like domain-containing protein; this encodes MIARLFAVVLFALSLGACAEPPYTNVDNAKLKELLAQGVPLYDIRLPEEWRQTGVVEGSRKLTFFDAAGRTNPEFLPRFSAEVDKNAPVVLICRSGNRTDAAARELAKMGYTQVYNVRNGINRWMSDNNPVIRN